The genomic DNA CTGCCGCGGCGCATCGGCGGCGGGCCGCTGGCCCGGGCCGGCCCACTGCGCCATGGTGCCGTCGCGGCGCGCGTAGCGCAGCAGATTGAACGGCGCCAGGAAGCGCGCGCGCTCGGACGGCGTCCAGACCTGGAAGGCGCGGTCGAGGATGCGGCTGTCGTACAGGTGCAGGTAATACTCGCGGCCGTCAGGCAAGCCGTATTCGCCGTGATAGGCGAAATGCGCCATCAGTTCGGCCAGCGGCAAGGGCGACACGAGATGCGTCAGCGCGTACGCGCCGCCCTCGGCCTGGTGCAGCCGCTTGAGCAGCCGCAGCAATTCCGAGGTCCGCGGCTGCGACGGGCCGCGCCACAATTCGAAGCGGCTCAGGTCATCGACCTCGATCAGCAACGGCGCGATGTCTTCGTAGATCGCCAGCTCGGTGCCGACCCAGATCGACCCAAAGCTGAGGTCCGCGCTGGCCCGGATCGGGCCGGCCAGTTCGGCGTGGCCGCGCAAGTCCACCAGCAGGTAGGTGTTCAAGCTGGCGCCGCCGGCGGCCAGTTCGCCGGCCTGCGCCAGCGTGTCGTTGAGACGGGATTCCCAATCCATCATGCCGCGCCCCTCACGCCTTGTCGGTGATGGACTGCACGCCATCCTGCGCGTCCAGCACGCACTGCTTGCAGACGGTGAATTGCGGGAAGGCGTAAGGCAGCCGGTCCGGTCCGGCGAACTGCTTGTTGCCGGTCTTGACGTCGATGCGGCCCGGCGCGGTGACGGTGATGTTGCCGCCTTCGAGCACGATGCTGGCGCCCGCCGCCGTGGCAATGCGGATGCGCTTGGGCGCGGCATACTCCACCGCGCTCTGGGCGCTGCCGATCTTCAGGTCCTGCTGCGCCTGCACGCGCAGGATGTCGTGCTGCGCCTGGATGTCGACGTTGCCCTTGGCCGAGATCAGGTCCAGGCCCGATTCCGCGCCGCCCTGCTGCAGGCCGGCCACGATGCCCAGGCCCTGGCCGGTATGCAGGCGCAAGGCGCCCATCACCGCCAGGTTCTGGTCCTTGCCCGCGGACCAGTGCACCGCCTCGCCGGCGGTGTACTGTAAATGCTGGCCGGCGACCTGCGCCAGGCCGGCGCGCGCCGCCATCAGCACCACCGGGTCGGTGGCATGCGGCACCTTGCCCTGCGCCGCGGCGGTGTGCTTGGCCGACGCGTCGCCGCGCGCCCCGCCCAGGCTCTCGCCCGCCACGGTGCCGGAGACCGCGCGGTGCATCGCCGCCAACGGCGCCTTGTCGCCATCGAGCACGCTGGCGCCGGGGCCGCGCGTGCCCTGCACCGTCGCCAGCCGCAGGCCCTGGTGCGCGCCCACCACGCCATCGAGCGAACGCGCCATCTGGTCGGTCTGGCCGGCCAGCGCCTGCACCCCGGCGGCGTCGCCGATGGCGCTGGCGTTGGCGCCGGTGGCGCTATAGGTGCTCAGCAGCACGCCGGCGCCGCCGCGCACCGCGCCATAGCCGTCGGTGCGCAATTCCGCGCCCAGGCCGCGCAGGCCGCCGCGATAGTTGCCGGCCTGGTGGATCAGGTGGCCCAGGTTCAGCTCGCTGGCCTGCTCGCTGCTCTTGATCTGCATGCGCAGCTGGCCGTCGGTATCGTCGAACACGATCTGGTTGTAGCCGGAGCCGCCGAATTCCTTGCTCTTGAAGCCGCTCAACGCGGCCGCGTTGCGGTGGTTCTCGTCGCCGCCGGCCGCGCCATGCCAGGCCGGCGCATTGCCGGACGCCAGGTTGGCCTGCGCGCTGGGCGCGCCATCGCGGGCCGCGGCGTAGACCTGCGTGTCGGCCTTGGCGCCCTGGCGGCCGCCGGGCGTGGCCGGCGTGCCGCCTTCGCCGCGGCCGTTGTACAACGCGCCCACGACGATGGGCTGGTCGATGTCGTCGTCCAGGAAACGCACCAGCACTTCCTGGCCGATGCGCGGCACGAAACTGATGCCCATGCCGGCGCCCGACTGGCGCTGCGCCACCCGTACCCAGCGGCTGCGGGCTTCGCCATCGGCGCCGCTCCCTTGCCAATGGAAGCGGATGCGCACGTCGCCGCGCTTGTTGCGCAGGATCTCGTCCTGCTCCTTCGGCTGGGTGCCGCCTTCGGCATCCGTCACGACGGCGGTATGCACGCCGTGCACCGAGGGCGCGCCCGCCAACCGCGCGCCGCGGGCGCTTGGCAACGGCGGCCGCCAGGGGCGGTCGCAGCGCACGGCCTCGAAACGGTTGGCATAGCCGACCTCGCGCGCCTTGGCCAGCACCGCCGGGTCCACGCGCAGCGACACGGCTTCATGCGGTTCGGCGCCCGGCGCGGCCAGCGCGTCGCCGTCCAGCACCAGGTGCGCATCCAGCCCTCCCAGGCGCTGGGCCAGCGAGGCCCGCGTCTCGGGCGGCAGGTTGTTGATGCCCGCGTGTTCGACGCGATCGAGCGCGAACTCCGGTTCGAAGCCGCCTTCCCCGGCCGGCCCCAGCGGCGACAGATCCCGCAACGTAAAACGCGTGCCGGAACGGAAGGTGCGCACCACCCCCAGGCCGACGAAGGTCTCGGCCCGGGCGCGCAGGGCTTCGGTCGCCAGATTGGCCTGGCGCCGCGCCTGCGCTTCATCGGCGAAACCACCGTGGCCGGCGACCTCGTACCAATCCAGCCCCGCGGCGTCGTCCTGGCCGCTGGCCGGATTGACCAGCGCCTGCGCCGCCACCGCGCGCTTGCCGCTGTCGTGCCAGCCCAGCACGGTGATGCTGTCGGGCACGCGGCGGCGCTGGCGCGCCAGCATCTGCACGGTGTCGCGCGACTCGGTCGCGGCGGCCCGCTGGAAGCGGATGCCGCCGCCGGCGGACTCGGCGTCTTCGGCCAGGCCGCGGCTGTCGGCGAACAACTGCACCACGTGGCGCGCCGGCACGCCGGCGTCTTCCAGCACGGTCCAGCCCAGGCCGGCCTCGGCCAGCAGGCGGGCAATGAAGTCGTAGTCGGTCTCGCGGTACTGCGTGGTGTAGGGACGCGGCGCCAGGTCGGCCAGCGCCGCCTCCACGTCGCCGGCGACGCGGTAGACATACCCTTCGTAGCCGTCCAGCACATGGCGCACGATGTCCAGCACGGGCTTGGCCTCGAACACGCGGCTGGCGCGCCGCTGCGTGGCCAGCCACAGCCATGGCACCACCGTCAGCCGGTAGCGCGCCAGGCCGGCGTCGCCGGACAGCAATTCCGCTTCGCGGACGACGCCGCTGCGCCCGGCGCGGCTGCCGTCGGCGCGGGTGGTCCACAGCGTGACGGGCCGCGAGATCATGTCCTGCAAGGACAGGCCGGCGTTGTCGGACAGCGCCACCACGCGCCATTGCCCCACGCCCGAGAGCGCTTCGCGCGCGACCCAGCCTTCCACCTGCAACGACGCGAGCGCGCCCTCGCCCTGCAGGCCGTAAAGGCGGGCATCGGAATTGAACAGGCCGGTGTTCGCGGTCGGATCCATTGCGGGAAAACCTAGGTCAGGCGCGCTCACGGCTCGATGTGAGCTTGCGCATTGGGACATTCCGGAGCAGTGCCCCAGTGGCCCGCGCAAACGCGCAGGCGGCATTGTTCGCTTTCAAGAAAGCCAAGCTTGCGGCATTCCGCCAGGCGCGCCGACAGCGGCGACCCCGGCAGCTCGCGGATGAAGATACCGTCGGTCTTGTAGACCTTCGTGCCCGGCGGCGACGCGGGCGGCAGGCCATACGACATCAGGGTCGCCAGCAGGGCGGCGTCGCTGTCGTTGCGGGGCGCCGCCTTGCCGCGCGCCGGCGCGGTCTTCGAAGTAGCGGCCGGCGTGGCCGCCGCGGCCGGGCCGGGGGCCTTGGCGGTGGCCGCGCGCGGCGTGGCGGAGGCAGGCTTGGGCGGGGCCGCCGTCACCGCCAGCGCGGCCAGCGGGTTGGGCACGTCCGCCTCGGACGGGCGGGTCAGTTGCGCCAACGGATGATCGTCGATGATGGCCGCGGCATTCGAGGGCGCGGCATCGGCATTCGCGGGCATGCTCGCGCGCGGCGCTGCCGGCATACCGGCAGCGCCCGCGTTGGCGGCGGGCGCCTGGGTCTGAGTCTGGGTCTGAGGCTGGGATGGGCGCGGCGCGTCGCCATCCACGCGCGCCACCACCACCGGCAATTGCGCCGTGTCATACACCGCCCACAGTCCCGCGCCGGCGGCGCCCAGGAACAGCAGCAGCAACACCAGCAGCGGCGTCCTGGAACGTTGCCGGACAGGCAGGTGCTTGACCTCGGCATCGGGCACGCGGCCTTCGAGCGAGGCAAGAATGCGCGACGACTGCGGCTCATCCACGGCGGATGAACGCCCCGCCAGCAAGCTGGGAATGGCGGGCGGAGGTCGCGATTTTTTTTCGTCTTCTGCCATGCGAGGTTCCGTGTCGGCAGGGGCTTGGTCGGCCCCTATTAACCAAGGTGATCGAGAATACCCGATGACATCTTTTAGATCACGGCATCTTGTTACGATTCCTAAAGCATCGACGCTGTCTGCAACGCCCTGGCGCTTGCCTCAATCACGAATAGAACAAAAGATTACGCCTTCGTGATTGAGGGATACCGTTGCTACTTCTACTGCCCCTATATTTTCTGCTCGCGATCGGCGTCTCCGCGCTGCTGGTGTTCCCGTCTTTCAGGGCCGGGACCGCGCGGGGCGCGCGCGCGTTCGCACAGGGAATACGCCGCCGCGTGGCGCGCGGCGCGGGGCAGGCGGGCGGCGTGGTGGGCGGCTCGGCGCAAGTGGTGCGCGCCGGCGTCGGCAAGGCCGGCAACACGTTTTCGGCGTACCGCTGGCAGATCGCCGCCGGGCTCGCGGTGGTGCTGCTTCCGTCCCTTTTCGCTTTCGTCATGCGACACAATCACACATTTATTTACGAGGATCGGATGGCCGGTCCGGACCCGCGCATCCAGGCGCTGTTGACGGGCGAACGGCTGGTCCCGCCGCCACCGCTGCCGCCCGAAGTGTTCACCACGCGCGAGGTGGAACTGGTGCGTCCCAACCTGGGCGGCGCCAGCCGCGACTGGAATCTGCTGGACGCCGACTACCGTCAGCGTCTGCTGGCGGCCTACCGCGTGATGCGCGAAGAACATGGCTATGAAATGGTGTTGATCGAGGGCTACCGCAGCCCCGAGCGCCAGGAGGAATTGGCGAGCAAAGGCTCGCACGTGACCAACGCCGGCGCCTACCAGAGCTATCACCAGTACGGGCTGGCCGCCGACAGCGCGTTCCTGCGCGACGGCAAGGTGGTGGTCTCCGAGAAGGACCCGTGGGCCATGCGCGGCTACGAGCTGTTCGGCGAAACCGCCGAACGCGTCGGCCTGACCTGGGGCGGACGCTGGAAGCTGATGGACTTCGGCCACACCGAGCTGCGCCGCCCGGGCGTCATGCGCCGCGATACGGGGGCCGCGCAATGATCCGATCATCTTGCGCCGCTACCCTGCCCCTCACGCTTACTCGAACAACCGACCACCGCTACGAACCCACATGACCCGCTTTCTCAAAACCGGCCTGCTGCTGGCCCTGGTCTTCGGTGTGGTCTGGCTGGCCGTCATCATCTGGTGGCAGGAATCGCGCACGCTGCCCACGGGGCTCGACATCGGCCTGTACCTGTTCGCGCTGCCGCTGGCGCTGATCGCGGCCGGCTGGGCCGGCCTGCGCATCGCGCGCGCGCGCCGCGAAGCCCGTGCCGCCGCCGCCGCAGCCCCCGCCGACGCACCGGCCGCGACGTCCGCCGCGGCGGCGCCCGCCATTACCCGGCTGGTGGCCCTGGCCGGCGCCGCGCGCGCCGCGCCCGGCAGCGA from Achromobacter xylosoxidans includes the following:
- a CDS encoding DUF4123 domain-containing protein: MMDWESRLNDTLAQAGELAAGGASLNTYLLVDLRGHAELAGPIRASADLSFGSIWVGTELAIYEDIAPLLIEVDDLSRFELWRGPSQPRTSELLRLLKRLHQAEGGAYALTHLVSPLPLAELMAHFAYHGEYGLPDGREYYLHLYDSRILDRAFQVWTPSERARFLAPFNLLRYARRDGTMAQWAGPGQRPAADAPRQQPFTLAQHQALLDLDYPDKLAVQIRRIYLGVLGGELRQDELVARVAEQMARARAYGIESERDMLDYVAWGITISPRFDEHEAIAPALRDFQGEGLSQALAHVPDAVWDALLRAEQEREAEQGVLHA
- a CDS encoding M15 family metallopeptidase, which translates into the protein MLLLLPLYFLLAIGVSALLVFPSFRAGTARGARAFAQGIRRRVARGAGQAGGVVGGSAQVVRAGVGKAGNTFSAYRWQIAAGLAVVLLPSLFAFVMRHNHTFIYEDRMAGPDPRIQALLTGERLVPPPPLPPEVFTTREVELVRPNLGGASRDWNLLDADYRQRLLAAYRVMREEHGYEMVLIEGYRSPERQEELASKGSHVTNAGAYQSYHQYGLAADSAFLRDGKVVVSEKDPWAMRGYELFGETAERVGLTWGGRWKLMDFGHTELRRPGVMRRDTGAAQ
- a CDS encoding type VI secretion system Vgr family protein, whose amino-acid sequence is MDPTANTGLFNSDARLYGLQGEGALASLQVEGWVAREALSGVGQWRVVALSDNAGLSLQDMISRPVTLWTTRADGSRAGRSGVVREAELLSGDAGLARYRLTVVPWLWLATQRRASRVFEAKPVLDIVRHVLDGYEGYVYRVAGDVEAALADLAPRPYTTQYRETDYDFIARLLAEAGLGWTVLEDAGVPARHVVQLFADSRGLAEDAESAGGGIRFQRAAATESRDTVQMLARQRRRVPDSITVLGWHDSGKRAVAAQALVNPASGQDDAAGLDWYEVAGHGGFADEAQARRQANLATEALRARAETFVGLGVVRTFRSGTRFTLRDLSPLGPAGEGGFEPEFALDRVEHAGINNLPPETRASLAQRLGGLDAHLVLDGDALAAPGAEPHEAVSLRVDPAVLAKAREVGYANRFEAVRCDRPWRPPLPSARGARLAGAPSVHGVHTAVVTDAEGGTQPKEQDEILRNKRGDVRIRFHWQGSGADGEARSRWVRVAQRQSGAGMGISFVPRIGQEVLVRFLDDDIDQPIVVGALYNGRGEGGTPATPGGRQGAKADTQVYAAARDGAPSAQANLASGNAPAWHGAAGGDENHRNAAALSGFKSKEFGGSGYNQIVFDDTDGQLRMQIKSSEQASELNLGHLIHQAGNYRGGLRGLGAELRTDGYGAVRGGAGVLLSTYSATGANASAIGDAAGVQALAGQTDQMARSLDGVVGAHQGLRLATVQGTRGPGASVLDGDKAPLAAMHRAVSGTVAGESLGGARGDASAKHTAAAQGKVPHATDPVVLMAARAGLAQVAGQHLQYTAGEAVHWSAGKDQNLAVMGALRLHTGQGLGIVAGLQQGGAESGLDLISAKGNVDIQAQHDILRVQAQQDLKIGSAQSAVEYAAPKRIRIATAAGASIVLEGGNITVTAPGRIDVKTGNKQFAGPDRLPYAFPQFTVCKQCVLDAQDGVQSITDKA